A genomic window from Nocardioides rotundus includes:
- a CDS encoding ATP-dependent helicase has translation MTSTPTPSDAGPRYVLTRPSAETAVGPTLDAQQQAVVDHAGGPLLVLAGPGTGKTTTLVEAIVDRIDRRGADPGSVLALTFSRKAAEQLRDRVTARLGRTVASPVASTFHSFAYSLVRAYAPQELYDAPLRLLSAPEADVVLRELMGEHPEAVRWPEKLRRAVGTRGFAREVQAVLSRAREKGIDGHRLRELGAAEGLPEWEAAGLFLEQYLTNLDAQSAIDHPDLIRRATIEAEAHREELRARFRHVFVDEYQDTDPGQVALLRAIAGDGRDLVAVGDPHQSIYGFRGAEVRGILDFPREFPHADGRPADVVALRTTRRFGAHLLLASQRVAARLGLPGSIPEEARQAFLEPVADAPGLGTGRVEVRTFDTDRAEAEHLADLLRRAHLEDGIGWDEMAVLVRSGRGSIPGLRRSLGAAGVPVEVAGDDVPLVEDPAVLPLLDALRAVVHIEVDDPEHVDFIDHSRAEALLVGPLGGLDAGALRRLARRLRVREKERAHAEERTARPSRELVRQVVADPRILDGVEGPEAHRARALTDLLDRARTTMVEGGTAEEVLWALWSGTSWPARLRRGVEAGGGAARRAHRDLDAIVALFEAAARAEERRDHAGVRAFLETLVAQEIPGDTLAERGVRGSAVRLLTAHRSKGLEWRLVVVAHVQQDGWPDLRRRATLLQADRIGTDGVQPPASVRELLMEERRLFYVACTRARQRLVVTAVQSPDEDGEQPSRFVGELGVEPQHVVGRPPRPLSLTGLVADLRRTLADPATDEPLRRAAARRLAALAREAAGGRQLVPQADPATWWGARSSSQSLTPVRDPDAPVPVSASVLEQLMVCPTQWFLEQEAGGVARAHQSANLGQIMHALAERVASGEIVAGPEDADLLMEHVDAVWDRLEFRTPWSKLREHERIRVALERFLRWHHANPRDLVGTEARFSTVVELPEGEQVTLIGYADRLELDHDGQVVVVDLKTGRDAPSGPQVLKHRQLALYQYAVDHGAVADRLPDARAGGAELVQIGLTEEGDAKVQVQPAHSEDGPERDGLRAELAATASMLRAERFPAVVGAHCQKCAFVSLCPAKSAGSVITR, from the coding sequence ATGACTTCGACGCCGACTCCCTCCGACGCGGGCCCCCGCTACGTCCTCACCCGTCCCTCCGCCGAGACGGCCGTGGGGCCCACCCTCGACGCCCAGCAGCAGGCGGTCGTGGACCACGCCGGCGGCCCGCTGCTCGTGCTCGCCGGGCCCGGGACCGGGAAGACCACGACCCTGGTCGAGGCGATCGTCGATCGGATCGACCGGCGCGGCGCCGACCCGGGCTCCGTGCTCGCGCTGACGTTCTCCCGCAAGGCCGCCGAGCAGCTGCGGGACCGGGTCACCGCCCGGCTCGGGCGCACCGTGGCCAGCCCGGTCGCGTCCACGTTCCACTCCTTCGCCTACTCCCTGGTGCGCGCCTACGCGCCTCAGGAGCTGTACGACGCCCCGCTGCGGCTGCTGAGCGCACCGGAGGCCGACGTGGTGCTGCGCGAGCTGATGGGCGAGCACCCCGAGGCGGTGCGCTGGCCGGAGAAGCTGCGCCGGGCGGTCGGCACGCGAGGCTTCGCGCGCGAGGTGCAGGCCGTGCTCTCCCGCGCCCGGGAGAAGGGCATCGACGGCCACCGCCTGCGCGAGCTCGGTGCGGCCGAGGGGCTGCCGGAGTGGGAGGCGGCCGGCCTGTTCCTCGAGCAGTACCTCACCAACCTGGACGCGCAGAGCGCGATCGACCACCCGGACCTGATCCGGCGCGCCACCATCGAGGCCGAGGCCCACCGCGAGGAGCTGCGGGCCCGCTTCCGGCACGTCTTCGTCGACGAGTACCAGGACACCGACCCCGGGCAGGTCGCCCTGCTGCGGGCGATCGCCGGCGACGGGCGCGACCTGGTCGCCGTGGGCGACCCGCACCAGTCGATCTACGGCTTCCGCGGAGCCGAGGTGCGGGGCATCTTGGACTTCCCCCGCGAGTTCCCCCACGCCGATGGACGACCGGCGGACGTGGTCGCGCTGCGCACCACGCGCCGCTTCGGCGCCCACCTGCTGCTCGCCTCCCAGCGGGTCGCCGCGCGGCTCGGCCTGCCCGGCAGCATCCCCGAGGAGGCACGGCAGGCCTTCCTCGAGCCGGTCGCGGACGCCCCCGGGCTGGGCACCGGCCGGGTGGAGGTGCGCACCTTCGACACCGACCGGGCCGAGGCCGAGCACCTGGCCGACCTGCTGCGCCGGGCCCACCTGGAGGACGGCATCGGCTGGGACGAGATGGCCGTCCTGGTCCGCTCCGGCCGCGGGTCCATCCCCGGCCTGCGCCGCTCGCTGGGTGCGGCCGGCGTGCCGGTCGAGGTGGCCGGTGACGACGTGCCCCTCGTCGAGGACCCCGCTGTGCTGCCGCTGCTCGACGCCCTGCGTGCGGTGGTGCACATCGAGGTCGACGACCCCGAGCACGTGGACTTCATCGACCACAGTCGCGCCGAGGCGCTGCTCGTGGGGCCGCTGGGCGGACTGGACGCCGGGGCGCTGCGGCGCCTGGCCCGACGGCTGCGGGTCCGGGAGAAGGAGCGCGCCCACGCCGAGGAGCGCACGGCCCGCCCCTCGCGCGAGCTGGTGCGGCAGGTCGTCGCCGACCCCCGGATCCTCGACGGCGTCGAGGGTCCGGAGGCACACCGCGCTCGTGCCCTCACCGACCTGCTCGACCGTGCCAGGACCACGATGGTCGAGGGCGGGACGGCCGAGGAGGTCCTGTGGGCCCTGTGGTCGGGCACGTCCTGGCCGGCGCGGCTGCGCCGAGGCGTCGAGGCCGGCGGGGGAGCGGCTCGCCGGGCGCACCGCGACCTGGATGCGATCGTGGCCCTCTTCGAGGCCGCGGCCCGCGCCGAGGAGCGCCGGGACCATGCCGGGGTCCGCGCGTTCCTGGAGACCCTGGTCGCCCAGGAGATCCCGGGTGACACGCTCGCCGAGCGCGGGGTTCGCGGATCTGCCGTACGCCTGCTCACGGCCCACCGGTCCAAGGGCCTGGAGTGGCGGCTGGTGGTCGTCGCCCACGTCCAGCAGGACGGATGGCCGGACCTGCGGCGGCGGGCCACGCTCCTGCAGGCCGACCGGATCGGCACCGACGGGGTGCAGCCGCCGGCGAGCGTGCGCGAGCTGCTGATGGAGGAGCGCCGGCTGTTCTACGTCGCCTGCACCCGGGCCCGGCAGCGGCTGGTGGTGACCGCCGTGCAGTCACCCGACGAGGACGGCGAGCAGCCGTCGCGGTTCGTGGGCGAGCTCGGCGTCGAGCCCCAGCACGTGGTCGGGCGCCCGCCGCGGCCGCTGTCGCTGACGGGCCTGGTGGCGGACCTGCGGCGGACCCTGGCCGACCCGGCCACCGACGAGCCGCTCCGGCGTGCGGCGGCCCGGCGGCTGGCCGCGCTGGCGCGGGAGGCCGCCGGCGGTCGCCAGCTGGTGCCGCAGGCCGACCCGGCCACCTGGTGGGGGGCGCGGTCGTCGTCGCAGTCGCTCACCCCGGTCCGCGACCCCGATGCGCCCGTCCCGGTGTCCGCGAGCGTGCTGGAGCAGCTGATGGTCTGCCCCACGCAGTGGTTCCTCGAGCAGGAGGCGGGCGGCGTCGCGCGCGCCCACCAGTCCGCCAACCTGGGCCAGATCATGCACGCCCTCGCCGAGCGGGTCGCCTCCGGAGAGATCGTGGCCGGCCCCGAGGACGCCGACCTGCTGATGGAGCACGTCGACGCGGTGTGGGACCGGCTGGAGTTCCGCACCCCCTGGTCCAAGCTGCGCGAGCACGAGCGGATCCGCGTGGCACTGGAGCGGTTCCTGCGCTGGCACCACGCCAACCCGCGCGACCTGGTCGGCACCGAGGCCCGGTTCAGCACCGTCGTGGAGCTGCCCGAGGGCGAGCAGGTCACGCTCATCGGCTACGCCGACCGGCTCGAGCTCGACCACGACGGCCAGGTCGTCGTGGTCGACCTCAAGACCGGACGCGACGCCCCCAGCGGGCCGCAGGTGCTCAAGCATCGCCAGCTCGCCCTCTACCAGTACGCCGTCGACCACGGCGCGGTCGCCGA
- a CDS encoding CaiB/BaiF CoA transferase family protein → MSAPLDDLLVVDLTRALAGPQAAMMLADLGARVIKVESPSGDDTRAWGPPWAGDPGPDDAHDSTYFHSANRNKESVVLDLKDPEDALLLDELVRRADVLLENFRHGTLDRLGWPVERLHELNPGLVVGKITGFGHDGPEADRAGYDQIAQGEGGLMSVTGVAEPTKVGVPIADLLAGMNLAYGVLAALHERERTGRGRVVRTSLLAGVVGVHAFQGTRWTLGGEEPGLSGSHHPAIAPYGVFRAADGPIQVAVGSEGLWARFVAALGLDAADPRFGTNRDRVAHRDELIAVVEQALSQGSADDWLDRLLRAGVPAGRVRTLPQVYDWEQTRSQGLLLEVEHPEFGTLRLPGSPLRFDDQAFSGGREEHSAPPLLDQQGDRIRAWLRGDDGRV, encoded by the coding sequence GTGAGCGCACCCCTGGACGACCTGCTGGTCGTGGACCTGACCCGTGCCCTGGCCGGACCGCAGGCGGCGATGATGCTCGCCGACCTGGGTGCCCGGGTGATCAAGGTGGAGTCGCCCTCCGGGGACGACACCCGCGCCTGGGGGCCGCCGTGGGCGGGGGACCCGGGGCCGGACGACGCCCACGACTCGACGTACTTCCACTCCGCGAACCGCAACAAGGAGTCGGTGGTCCTGGACCTGAAGGACCCCGAGGACGCGCTGCTGCTCGACGAGCTGGTCCGGCGCGCCGACGTGCTCCTGGAGAACTTCCGGCACGGCACCCTGGACCGGCTCGGCTGGCCGGTGGAGCGGCTGCACGAGCTCAACCCGGGGCTGGTGGTCGGCAAGATCACCGGCTTCGGCCACGACGGGCCCGAGGCGGACCGCGCCGGATACGACCAGATCGCCCAGGGCGAGGGCGGCCTGATGAGCGTCACCGGGGTCGCCGAGCCGACCAAGGTCGGGGTGCCCATCGCCGACCTGCTGGCGGGCATGAACCTGGCGTACGGCGTCCTGGCGGCGCTGCACGAGCGCGAGCGCACCGGCCGCGGCCGCGTGGTGCGGACCTCGCTGCTCGCCGGCGTCGTGGGCGTGCACGCCTTCCAGGGCACCCGCTGGACCCTGGGCGGTGAGGAGCCCGGCCTGTCGGGCTCCCACCACCCGGCGATCGCGCCGTACGGCGTCTTCCGTGCCGCCGACGGCCCGATCCAGGTGGCCGTGGGCTCCGAGGGGCTGTGGGCCCGGTTCGTCGCCGCGCTCGGCCTGGACGCCGCGGACCCGCGCTTCGGGACCAACCGGGACCGGGTCGCCCATCGCGACGAGCTGATCGCCGTCGTCGAGCAGGCGCTGTCGCAGGGCAGCGCCGACGACTGGCTGGACCGCTTGCTGCGGGCCGGCGTGCCCGCCGGGCGGGTCCGCACGCTCCCGCAGGTCTACGACTGGGAGCAGACCCGCTCCCAGGGGCTGCTGCTGGAGGTCGAGCACCCGGAGTTCGGGACGCTGCGACTGCCGGGCTCGCCGCTGCGGTTCGACGACCAGGCGTTCTCCGGCGGCCGGGAGGAGCACTCCGCTCCCCCGCTCCTGGACCAGCAGGGGGACCGGATCCGGGCCTGGCTGCGCGGGGACGACGGGCGCGTGTGA
- a CDS encoding lysophospholipid acyltransferase family protein: MLYEVVNLVIPPVLKAVWRPRVTGLENVPSTGGVIVASNHLSFADSVVIPSVVPRKVVFLAKSDYFTGTGLRGAASRAWFGGLGMLPVDRDDTRAAMASLDTALEVLRRGEAFGIYPEGTRSRDGRLYRGRTGVAELALSAQVPIVPVGLRGTQDLQPVGSNLPRLATVDVAFGEPIAVTGEYDGVPRGRARRDLTDRLMERIAALSGQEQAGVYNERPPDA, translated from the coding sequence GTGCTCTACGAGGTCGTCAACCTGGTCATCCCACCCGTGCTGAAGGCGGTGTGGCGTCCCCGGGTGACCGGCCTGGAGAACGTGCCGAGCACCGGCGGGGTGATCGTGGCCAGCAACCACCTGTCCTTCGCGGACTCGGTGGTGATCCCGTCCGTGGTGCCGCGCAAGGTGGTGTTCCTCGCCAAGTCGGACTACTTCACCGGGACGGGGCTCCGCGGCGCCGCCTCCCGCGCCTGGTTCGGCGGCCTCGGGATGCTGCCGGTCGACCGGGACGACACCCGGGCCGCGATGGCGTCGCTGGACACGGCGCTGGAGGTGCTGCGCCGGGGCGAGGCGTTCGGGATCTACCCCGAGGGCACGCGGTCGCGTGACGGGCGGCTCTACCGCGGCCGCACGGGGGTCGCCGAGCTCGCGCTGTCGGCCCAGGTGCCGATCGTGCCCGTCGGGCTGCGTGGCACCCAGGACCTCCAGCCTGTGGGCTCCAACCTGCCGCGGCTGGCCACGGTGGACGTGGCGTTCGGAGAGCCGATCGCGGTCACGGGAGAGTACGACGGGGTGCCGCGCGGCCGGGCCCGGCGCGACCTGACCGACCGGCTGATGGAGCGGATCGCCGCGCTGTCGGGCCAGGAGCAGGCCGGGGTCTACAACGAGCGGCCGCCCGACGCCTGA